The Streptomyces sp. ALI-76-A nucleotide sequence CCGGGCGTACCGCATCGGGCAGACCCGGCCCGTGCAGGTGCACCGGCTGATCACGGAGGGGACCATCGAGGACCGCATCGCCGCCATGCTGACCCGCAAGAGGGAGCTGGCCGACGCCGTGCTGGGCGCGGGAGAGGCGGCGCTCACGGAACTCACGGACGCGGAACTGGCCGACCTGGTCGAGCTGCGAGGGGGCGGACGATGACCGAGTACGACGACATGGAGCGCACGTTCGCCGCGTTGCCGCCCACGCGCGGGCGGGGCTTCGCTCAGACGTGGTGGGGGCAGGCCTGGCTGAAGGCACTGGCGGACACGGCGCTGGACTCCGAGCAGGTGAAGACGGGCCGCAGGCTCGCGCGCGCGGGAGCGGTGGGCGCCGTGTCGGTGCGTCCGGGGCGCATCACGGCCGTCGTCCAGGACCGGGACGGTACGGCCCACCGGTCCGACGTTCTGCTGACTCAGCTGTCCGGTGAGCAGTGGAACCGCTTCGTCGACATGGCTGGTGAGCGGGCGGGGCACGTGGCGGCCCTGCTGGACCGCGAGATGCCTCCGCACCTGGTCGAGGACGCGGCGGCGGCGGGGATCGAGCTGCTGCCCGGCATCGGCGACCTGGAGCCCGAGTGCGGCTGCGGCGCCTGGGACCACTGCGGGCACACCGCGGCGCTCTGCCACCAGGTGGCCCGCTTGCTGGACCAGGACCCCTTCGTGCTGCTGCTGATGCGAGGACGCGCCGAACGCCCCCTGCTGGACGCCCTTCAGGAGCGCGGCGCCGCGCCCGCCGGGACAGCCGCCGAGGAGAACCTCGAACCCGCCGGAGTGGACGCGGCGGAGGCATACGCGGCCGGGGACATCCTGCCGCCGCTGCCCGCCCTGCCCGAACTGCCCGCGCAGCCCGGTGTCCCGCCCTCCCTGGACACCGAGGCCCGGCCCGCGGCGGGCATCGATCCGGCGGCGTTGGAGTTCCTGGCCGCCAGGACCGCCGCGGAAGCACACCGCCTGCTCGCCGACGCGCTCCGGGCAGAACCGCGGCCACGCGCCGGCGAGCAGGAGTCGACGGTGGCTCAGGACGCGGTCCGCCTCGCGGCGGGCGCACCGGGGAAGGCCGTCGCGGACCGGCTCGCCGACGGATCCGGACGCGACGGCGATCAACTGGCCCTGGCCGTACGCGCCTGGCGCCACGGAGGTGCGGCGGCCCTGTCCGTGTACGAGGAGGAGTGGTCCGTGGAGGGAGAGACAGCGGCACGCGCGCGTGCCGCCCTGGACGCGGCCTGGGACGAGGACGAACGGCCGGTCCTGCGGGCGACGGGCAACCGCTGGACGGTCGTCGGCGCGCCGAGCCAGCTGCGCCTCGGACGGGACGGCCGCTGGTGGCCCTACCGCGAGGAACGCGGTCGCTGGGTTCCTGCGGGAGGCGCAGCCCAGGACCCCGC carries:
- a CDS encoding SWF or SNF family helicase, translating into MTEYDDMERTFAALPPTRGRGFAQTWWGQAWLKALADTALDSEQVKTGRRLARAGAVGAVSVRPGRITAVVQDRDGTAHRSDVLLTQLSGEQWNRFVDMAGERAGHVAALLDREMPPHLVEDAAAAGIELLPGIGDLEPECGCGAWDHCGHTAALCHQVARLLDQDPFVLLLMRGRAERPLLDALQERGAAPAGTAAEENLEPAGVDAAEAYAAGDILPPLPALPELPAQPGVPPSLDTEARPAAGIDPAALEFLAARTAAEAHRLLADALRAEPRPRAGEQESTVAQDAVRLAAGAPGKAVADRLADGSGRDGDQLALAVRAWRHGGAAALSVYEEEWSVEGETAARARAALDAAWDEDERPVLRATGNRWTVVGAPSQLRLGRDGRWWPYREERGRWVPAGGAAQDPATALASMEPAEETGKGTH